In one window of Bradyrhizobium sp. AZCC 1721 DNA:
- a CDS encoding S1C family serine protease produces MPDPTAVILPSLSSALADVVTRTRSAIVSVHSHRSRASGFIWKPGLIVTADEALADEGEVSVKFADGTTQSAKIAGRDHTTDIALLRLDTKSDAGNTASVAFSPVVPDLGSLMVVVAAEHGVPTAALGVVSLVGGRWRSLRGGEIDARIELDVRLRSNHEGGLAVNASGEAIGMAVQGVRRILVIPGATINRIAGRLETHGRIARGYLGVGLQPIKLDDGVGAMVMSVDKSGPAAAAGILQGDVIIGWNNEKLTSMRSLIRSLGPDSIGSVVDITIRRAGQPLQVKLTIGERPEP; encoded by the coding sequence ATGCCCGACCCGACCGCAGTTATCCTTCCGTCGTTATCTTCCGCCCTTGCCGATGTCGTCACCCGGACGAGGTCTGCGATCGTCTCGGTGCATTCGCACCGCTCGCGGGCCTCGGGCTTCATCTGGAAACCCGGCCTGATCGTGACGGCTGATGAAGCGCTGGCCGACGAAGGCGAAGTCTCAGTCAAATTTGCCGACGGAACGACGCAGTCGGCCAAGATCGCAGGACGCGATCACACCACCGATATCGCGCTGCTGCGGCTCGATACCAAGAGTGATGCCGGCAATACTGCCTCCGTCGCATTCTCTCCTGTTGTTCCGGATCTGGGCTCGCTGATGGTCGTGGTCGCTGCCGAGCATGGCGTTCCCACGGCGGCGCTCGGCGTCGTCTCGCTGGTCGGAGGCCGCTGGCGCAGCCTTCGTGGCGGTGAGATCGATGCCAGGATCGAGCTCGACGTGCGGCTGCGCAGCAATCACGAGGGGGGACTTGCCGTCAACGCCTCCGGCGAAGCGATCGGCATGGCCGTCCAAGGCGTGCGACGCATTCTCGTGATTCCCGGCGCGACGATCAACCGGATCGCGGGAAGGCTTGAAACCCATGGCCGGATTGCGCGGGGCTATCTCGGGGTTGGATTGCAGCCGATCAAGCTCGACGATGGCGTCGGAGCGATGGTGATGAGTGTCGACAAGTCAGGTCCCGCGGCCGCCGCCGGTATCCTGCAAGGCGACGTGATCATTGGATGGAACAACGAGAAGCTGACCAGCATGCGCTCGCTGATCCGATCGCTTGGGCCCGACAGTATCGGCTCCGTCGTCGACATCACAATTCGCCGCGCCGGCCAACCGCTGCAAGTCAAGCTCACGATCGGTGAAAGGCCGGAACCGTGA
- a CDS encoding response regulator transcription factor — protein sequence MSEAASPVIVVAIEIADPALADRLASLLGGVSGLRLAAPGEAATVALISRDAPTAVDASDIDLTPRERDVLVLMAEGASNKAIARQLGISVHTAKFHVASLLAKLDATGRTDAVTHAARLGVINL from the coding sequence GTGAGCGAAGCGGCATCGCCGGTCATTGTGGTAGCTATCGAGATCGCCGATCCGGCGCTGGCGGACCGGCTCGCGTCTCTGCTCGGCGGCGTGTCCGGACTTCGTCTGGCGGCGCCCGGAGAGGCAGCGACGGTCGCGCTCATATCACGCGACGCGCCGACGGCCGTCGACGCGTCCGATATCGATCTCACGCCACGCGAGCGCGACGTGCTTGTCCTGATGGCCGAAGGCGCATCCAACAAAGCCATTGCGCGCCAACTTGGAATATCCGTACATACCGCCAAATTCCATGTGGCTTCGCTGCTTGCCAAACTTGATGCCACCGGCCGCACCGACGCCGTGACACATGCCGCGCGACTTGGCGTGATCAATCTGTGA
- a CDS encoding DUF2267 domain-containing protein, with translation MSATGLEVFDRTLQITNTWLDEVMTNLPRDRKLAWHILGSVLRTIRDRVPVNLAAHLGAQLPLLVRGTYYDQWRPSETPKAWRSADEFLSIVSAELSSQKPVDSKDAAQAVFRVLNHHVDPNQVEKVRHALPEDVQALWPRNNRVSSAA, from the coding sequence ATGAGCGCAACAGGTCTCGAAGTATTCGACAGAACGCTCCAGATCACCAACACGTGGTTGGACGAAGTGATGACCAACCTGCCGCGCGATCGCAAGCTGGCGTGGCATATTCTGGGATCGGTATTGCGAACCATCCGCGACCGGGTTCCGGTCAATCTTGCCGCCCATCTCGGCGCGCAGCTCCCACTACTGGTGCGCGGCACGTATTACGACCAATGGCGGCCAAGTGAAACGCCGAAGGCATGGCGATCGGCAGACGAGTTTCTCTCCATCGTCTCGGCAGAACTTAGTTCGCAGAAACCGGTCGATTCCAAAGATGCAGCGCAGGCGGTGTTCCGCGTTCTGAACCATCATGTCGATCCAAATCAGGTCGAGAAGGTGCGCCACGCGCTTCCGGAAGACGTTCAGGCTTTGTGGCCCCGTAACAATCGGGTTTCATCGGCGGCCTGA